A stretch of the Crocinitomicaceae bacterium genome encodes the following:
- a CDS encoding aminotransferase class V-fold PLP-dependent enzyme: MKSLFYLNSDITYLNHGSFGACPKPIFEEYQKWQLELEKEPVDFITVQSPLLLKKSREALANYMHCHADDLVYVQNPSTALNIIIKNLKLESGDEILTTNHEYGAMDRTWNYYCRKAGANYVQQKISLPLLSKDQFIEEFWKGLSAKTKIVFISQITSPTALIFPVKEICERAKQLGLMTIVDGAHAPVHVQVNLSELNADVFTGACHKWMLTPKGCSFLYVKKEIQHLFDPLIISWGYEAEFPSQSQFLDYHEYQGTRDISAFLTVPRALDFLAEHDWATHSKNCRTMIQQIYPELCDLLKTEPITAVSDTFLGQMCSIPIQTPDVIQLKNHLYEKYKIQIPIMNTKLEFNGRKNLQLIRVSSQVYNSMDDIEKLKMALVEIRDKTNLLE; this comes from the coding sequence ATGAAATCACTTTTTTATCTTAATTCAGACATTACCTATCTCAATCACGGTTCATTTGGCGCATGTCCAAAACCAATATTTGAAGAGTATCAGAAATGGCAACTGGAACTTGAGAAAGAGCCTGTAGATTTTATTACTGTGCAGTCTCCGCTTCTACTGAAAAAATCTCGTGAAGCACTTGCAAACTATATGCATTGTCATGCAGATGATTTAGTTTATGTACAAAATCCATCCACTGCACTAAACATCATTATAAAAAATTTAAAGTTGGAATCCGGTGATGAAATACTCACCACCAACCATGAATATGGCGCTATGGATCGCACCTGGAATTATTACTGCAGAAAAGCCGGGGCAAACTATGTTCAACAAAAAATTTCATTGCCCCTGCTTTCAAAAGATCAGTTTATTGAAGAGTTTTGGAAAGGGTTGAGCGCAAAAACAAAAATTGTATTCATTTCACAGATCACCAGTCCAACAGCTTTAATTTTTCCGGTGAAAGAAATTTGTGAACGGGCAAAACAATTAGGATTGATGACAATTGTAGATGGAGCACATGCACCTGTTCACGTGCAGGTAAATTTGTCTGAGTTAAATGCTGATGTTTTTACCGGAGCATGTCATAAATGGATGCTTACGCCAAAAGGCTGTAGTTTTTTGTACGTAAAAAAAGAAATTCAGCACCTCTTCGATCCGCTTATTATTTCATGGGGTTATGAAGCAGAATTCCCATCTCAATCACAATTTTTGGATTATCATGAATATCAAGGAACACGAGATATATCAGCATTTTTAACTGTGCCTCGAGCACTGGATTTTTTAGCCGAACATGATTGGGCAACGCATAGTAAAAATTGCAGAACCATGATACAGCAAATTTATCCTGAACTCTGTGACTTGCTAAAAACAGAACCCATCACGGCGGTGAGTGATACTTTTTTAGGGCAAATGTGCAGCATTCCAATTCAAACACCAGATGTTATTCAACTGAAAAACCATTTGTATGAGAAGTATAAAATTCAGATACCGATTATGAATACCAAACTTGAATTCAATGGCAGAAAAAATTTGCAACTCATCCGTGTTTCATCACAGGTATATAATAGTATGGATGACATTGAAAAACTGAAGATGGCCTTGGTTGAGATTAGAGATAAAACAAATTTACTTGAGTAA